The window ACAGGAGCCGCGGGCACTCGATCAGCAAGAGCGCGCGCTTGGCCTCTTCCGGCATCTCGCCGCGGACCTCGAACACACCGCCATAGATCAATTCGACGATGAACACGGTCTCTTCGTCCGACTTTGCGTCGGCTTTGATCTCGAGCGTGACTTCCCAATCGCCGTCGCCGAGTTCGCGGGTTTCGACGCCGACATTGACGTTGACCTGGGGAACCGTCTTCAGCCGCGCCAGGCTTTCCGGCGCGCTCGGATTTTCGAACGACAGGTCTTTGGTGTACTGCGCCTTGACGAGCAGCGGCGTCTGGGGCAGGCCGGTGGCGGCCGCGCCGTCTGTGATATCGGACATGAACGAGGCTCCCTGAGAGAATCGCGCGTGCCCTACCACGGATCACGGGGCGGGGCAACACGACCGAATTTTTCACCCACCCGTGCGGACGATTTGCGGCGCTTCGTCGGGCAAGCGGTAGGTCACCAGCTCGCCGTTGCCGAGCTGCAGGCCGGTGAGCCCGCGGATGAATCCCCAGTGGGCGACAACGGCGAGATTGGGCCACGCGGGATGGTCGACCACCCGTTCGCGAAACCGGTCGCAGCGCGCGACCAGGGCGTCGTCGGATTCGTCCTCGATCCACCAGACCTCGTCGAGATGGCCAAACTCGTGCTGCGGCCACGCCGCGGCCAAATCGCCGGCCGGGGTGCCGATGTCGCAGACGAAGAACCCGCGCTCGCGGACCAGCGGCTCGATTTCGAGCGCGACGCCGAGCGCCTCGGCGATAATGACGGCGGTCTGCAGGGTGCGCGTATAGGGGCTCGAGATCACCCGGGTGATGCCGTAGCCGGCGAGGGCGGCGGCGGCGTTGCGGGCCTGGCGGTGGCCGGTCGGGGTCAGCTTGGGATCGGGAATCCCGGGATCGATCCGGGTCTGGGAAAACACGACATTGAACTCGGATTCGCCATGGCGGACCAGAATCACCGGCGGCCCCATTTCGACGATTTCGGCGGCGGGGGCGGCGGCAGCTCGATGGCGTCGTCCTGCACTTCCTCGAACTCGCCGTCGATGACCCCGTCGCGGGCCTCGAACCCCCGTCCGTAACGGGAACGGACCTTGACCCCGGGCCGCGACTTGAACCAGCCCCACAACCACAGGCCGAACTGGCGGCGCAACGGCGGAATGAACAGCAGCAGGCCGATGACGTCGGTGGCGAAGCCGGGAATCAAGAGCATCAGCCCGGCCAGCAGCAAACACATGCCGTCGATCAACTCGCGCACCGGCGGCTCGTCGCGGGCCAGCGATTGCTCGGCCCGGCGCAGCGTCGACAGCCCCTGCACCCGCAACATGATGGTTCCGGCGATGGCGGTGGTGAAGGTCAGCAGGATCGTCGGCCAGACGCCGATGAGGCCGCCGACCTCGACGAATAGGGCGATCTCGATCGCCGGTACCGCGACCAGTATGAGGAAAACAACCAGGAGCATGCTTGCTCTTCCGACCCGAACCTTCTATCTACTTGACGGAGACGAACCGTAACCCTGGCTATATAAGGACTCGAAATCGGTTCTCAAAGCACCCATCTTTAGACCAAGCGGCGGGCCCGGTCCACGGCCGAACCTCGCTCGCCGTAATCCTTGATTTGGGCCCGGTTACGCGGAAGAGCGCATGGACGGCGGATTTCCCATTGATCTGATTTTCTTCGCGATGATCGCGGTTTTTCTGATTCTGCGATTGCGAAGCGTACTCGGCCGCCGCACCGGCCACGAGCGGCCGCCGGATCATGTCGCCTACGAACGGACCAACGACAAAGCCAACGACGACAATGTGGTCGCCTTGCCCGACCGCGGCGACGGCGATGCGATGGAGAGCACGCCGCTGGAGGCCGGACTGGCCCAGATCCGCGTCACCGACCGGGCGTTCGATCCCGAGGAGTTCGTCGTCGGTGCCCGCGTCGCCTTCGAAATGGTCGTCGCCGCCTTCGCCAAGGGCGAGAAGGAAGCCTTGCGGCCGCTGCTCAGCGACGAGGTCTATGACAATTTCACCAATGCCATCGACGCCCGGGAGAATCGCGGCGAGAGCCTGGAAACGACGCTGGTCGGTATCAAGGAATCCAACATTATCGAGGCCCGTCTCGATTCCCGCGTTGCCTTCGTGACCGTCCGCTTCGTCACCGAACAGATCAACGTCACCCGCGACATCGGCAACAAGGTCGTCGACGGCGATCCCGATCACGTCACCAAGATCACCGATATCTGGACCTTCGCGCGCAATACCCGGTCGCGGGACCCGAACTGGACTCTCGTTGAGACGGGTAGCGAGAACTAGACTTTCATCAATCTGGATCGCGGCGGCCGCCCTGCTTGCCCTCGGCGCCTGTGACGGTGCCGAAGTCGCGACCCCGGAACACCCCGCTGACACCGCATTCAGCGGCGCCATATTCACCGCGGTCGATTTCGACGACCTGCCCGGCTGGCGCGACGACGCCCTTGGCGAGGCGGTGGGCGCCTTCGTGGTCTCCTGCGCCAAATTCGACACCCTGCCGGCCGACCGCGCATTGGGCCCCGATCCACGCAGCGGCCGGGTGGGCGATTGGCAATTGGTGTGTGACCGGGCGCAAGACCTGTCCGTGTCGGCACCGGCGGTCGACGACGGCGCCGCCCGGGCCCTGTTCGAAAACCAATTCCGGCCCTATCGCGTGGCATCGCCGCACGGCGGCAGCGGCAAGTTCACCGGCTATTACGAAGCCGAGCTGAGGGGCGCGCGGGCCCGCTCCGGCCGCTACCGGGTTCCGATCTATGGGCCGCCCGACGATCTCGTCGCGGCATCCGGGGGTGCCGCCGCCGCCGTACCCTACGCCGACCGCAATGCGATCGAGGCCGGCTACCTCGACGGGCGGGACCTCGAATTGCTGTGGGTCGACGATCCCGTCGACGCCTTTGTCCTGCACATCCAGGGCTCGGGACGGGTGATCCTCGACGACGGCACGGTGGTGCGCGTCGGCTATGCGGGCAACAACGGTCATGGCTTCGTCGCCATCGGCCGCTTGATGCTCGACCGTGGCTTGATCGGCCCGGAGGATGCCAACATGCCGGCGATCCGCGCATGGCTGCGGGCGAACCCGGTCGAGGCGCGGCTGCTGATGGCCGAGAATCCGCGCTATATCTTTTTTCGCGAGATCGTCGGGGCGGGGCCGATCGGCGCCCAGGGCGTGGCCCTCACGCCGGCCCGCAGCCTCGCCGTCGACCGGGCGTTCCTGCCCCTCGGCGCGCCGCTCTGGCTCGACACCACATGGCCCGGCGAAGACGGCAAACCACTGCGCCGGCTGATGGTCGCCCAGGACACCGGATCGGCGATCACCGGCGCGGTGCGCGGCGATTTCTACTGGGGCTCGGGCGCCGAAGCGTTCGAATTGGCCGGCCGGATGAACCAGCCGGGTGCCTATTACATCCTGCTTCCGATCGCCGTCGCCGAACGGCTCGAGCCGACGAGCTAGCTCGCCGACGCGCTCGCTCTCGCCATCCGCGTCTTGCCAAAGGCGGGGCCAGGCTGCATGTTCGGCGGAAGCTGAATTTTGCCGGATCGCCCGATAAATGAACGACGCCCAGCCCCACGTCGGACTCTTCGTGACCTGTCTCGTCGACCTGTTTCGGCCGTCGGTCGGTTTCGCCGCGGTCAAGCTGCTCGAACAGGCCGGTTGCCGCGTCAGCGTGCCGCAGGCCCAGACCTGTTGCGCGCAGCCGGCCTACAACAATGGCGACCGCGCCGATAGCGCGGCGATTGCGAAGGGCGTCATCGCCGCCTTCGCCGACTTCGACTATGTCGTGGTGCCGAGCGGGTCCTGCGGCGGCATGATCAAGCTTCACTACCCCGAAATGTTCGCCGGCGACGCGGAATGGGCACCGCGCGCCGAAGAGCTCGCCGGCCGGACCTGGGAGCTGACGCAGTTCCTGGTCGATGTCCGCGGTTGGGATGGGGTGGCCGCGCGGCTCGCCGGTACCGCGACCTACCACGACAGTTGCGCCAGCCTGCGCGAGCATGGGGTCAAGGATCAGCCGCGGGCGCTGCTCGCCAAGGTCGACGGGCTGACCGTGACGGAAATGGCGGCGACCGAGGTTTGCTGCGGCTTCGGCGGCACGTTCTGTATCAAGTATCCGGAGATTTCCAACCACATGGTGGCGGAGAAAGTCGCCAACATCCGCGCCACCGGCGCCGATCTCGTCCTCGCCGGCGATCTCGGCTGTCTGCTCAACATCGCCGGCAAGCTCAAACGCGAAGGAGACAACGTCGAGGTACGCCACGTCGCCGAAATCCTGGCCGGGATGACCGACACGCCGGCGATCGGCGAGGCCGAGGGCTAGATATTGCAACCGACGAGCAACAATTTCCGCGCCAATTCACGGGTCGCGCTCGCCGATCGGTCGCTGCAGCGCGCGCTCGGCAACATGAAGGTCGGGTTCATCGAGCGCCGCCGCGCCGCCGCCGCGCGGCTGCCCGAGTTCGAGACGCTGCGCGACCAGGCGCGCGACATCAAGAACCATACCCTGGCCAACCTCGATTTCTATCTCGAACGATTCGAGGACAAGGTGATCGCCAGCGGCGGCGAGGTCCATTGGTGCGCCGACGCCGGCGACGCGCGCACCGTCATCCTCGATATCTGCCGCCGCGCCGGCGCCCGCACGGTGACCAAGGGCAAGTCGATGATCGGCGAGGAGATCGGCATCAACGACTATCTGGCGGAGAACGGCATCGAGCCGGTCGAAACCGATCTCGGCGAATATATCATCCAGCTTCGCCACGAAACCCCGAGCCACATCATCGCGCCGGCGATTCACGTCAACAAGGAACAGGTCGCCGACGCCTTCCGCGCCGCCCACACCGAATTACCCGCCGACCGCTCCCTCGACGATCCGCCCGAGCTATTGGCCGAGGCGCGCCACGAACTGCGGCAAAAATTCATCGACGCCGACGTCGGCATCACCGGGGCCAATTTCTGCATCGCCGAGACCGGCTCGACGGTGATCGTCACCAACGAGGGTAACGGCGACCTGACTCAGATCCTGCCCCGGGTCCATATCGTCATCGCCAGCCTGGAGAAGGTCGTCCCCACCCTGGAGGACGCGACCACGCTGCTGCGGGTCCTCGCGCGGTCGGCGACCGGACAGGAAATGTCGGTCTACACCACGTTCTCGACCGGGCCCAAGCGCTCCGAGGACATCGACGGTCCCGACCAATTCCATGTCGTGTTCCTCGACAACGGCCGCAGCCGCTTGCTCGGCACCGAGTTCCAGGAAATCCTGCGCTGCATCCGCTGCGGCGCCTGCATGAACCATTGTCCGGTCTACGGCGCGGTCGGCGGCCACGCCTATGGCTGGGTTTATCCGGGGCCGGTCGGCAAGGTGCTCGATCCGGGCCTGATCGGGCTCGAGGAGGCCAAGGCGCTGCCCAATGCGTCGAGCTTTTGTGGCCGCTGCGAGGAAGTGTGCCCGGTGCGTATCCCCCTGCCCAAGCTGATGCGCCACTGGCGCGAGGAGGAATTCGAACGCCGGCTGTCCCCGGCCGCCGCGCGCTCCGGGCTCCGGCTGTGGGCGGGGTTCGCCCGCCGGCCCGCGCTCTATCACCTGGCGATGCGGTTCGGCATCACCCTGCTCAAGGTCCTGGCGCGTGGCCGCGGCCGTTTCAAGGCACTCCCGCTGGCCGCCGGGTGGACCGATTTCCGCGATCTGCCGGCGCCCCAGGGCGGCACCTTCCAGGCCCAGTGGCGGACGGCGCAACGAGCGGAGCGCCGGCCATGAGCGCGCGCGAGCAGATCCTCGGCCGGGTCCGCGCCGCCGTCGGCGCCGGCCGCAGCGCCGCCGAAACCGATCGGCTCGCCGCCCGTCTCGACGAGCATCCCCGCCATCTCGTGCCCGAGCGCGGCCAACTCGACCCGTCGGCGCGGCGCGCGTTGTTCGTCGACATGGCGGTCGAGGCGGCGGCCACGGTCGCCCGGGTGGCGGATGGGGCGGAGGTGCCGGACGCGCTCACCACCTACCTCAGCGAGCAGAACCTGCCGGCGCGGGTGGTGATGGCGCCCGATCCGAAGCTCGACGCCATCCCCTGGGACCAGGCGCCGCTGTTGGAGATCCGCCGCGACAAGGCGGAAGGCGACGACGCGGTCGGCGTCGCCGCCGCGTTCACCGCTATCGCCGAAACCGGCACGCTGCTGCTCGTCTCCGGTGCGGCGTCGCCGACGACGATCAACTTCCTGCCCGAGACCCATGTCGTCATCCTCGACGCCGACGAAATTGTCGGCCCCTACGAAGATGCCTGGGATCGGGTGCGCGCGGCGTTCGGCGACGCGCCGCCGCGAACCCTCAACCTCATCACCGGCCCGTCGCGCAGCGCCGATATCGAGCAGACCCTGCAGATGGGCGCCCACGGCCCGCGGCGGCTGCACATCATCCTGATCGATGGCGCCGCGGAAGACTAAGCCGTCCGCGGTCGACGGCGACGCGCTGTGGGCCCATGTCGTGCGCGACACCACGCCCTTGAAGCGCAAGCAGGCGGCGCCCATCGCCACGGCGCCGGTGGCCCCGGGCACGGCCAAACCCGAGGCCGGGAAAGGCCGAGCCTCGGCGCGCCCGACGGAACCGCGTCCGGCGCCGGCGCTGCCGCCGTTGAGCGCCGCCACGGCCCCCGGCGTCGACAAACGGACCGCCGAGCGCCTCAAGAAAGGCCAGCTCGAGGTCGAGGCCCGGCTCGACCTCCATCGCCACACCCAGGCCGAGGCCCACCGCGCGCTGATCGACTTCATCACCGCCTCGGCCCAGGCGGGGCGCCGCTGCGTGCTGGTCATCACCGGCAAGGGCGCGCGCACCGGCGGCGTTTTGCGCGCCGCCGTGCCGGCCTGGCTCAACGGCGCCGAACTGCGGCCGTTGCTGCTCGCCTTCCGCCCGGCGCGGCCGCGCGACGGCGGCGACGGCGCGCTCTATGTCCTGCTCAAGCGGTCGCGGTGAGGGTGGGCGCCGTGTCCGCTCCGCGCGGACGTCATATCGGATGACCGCATCCCCCGCCGCGCCCGTTATCGGCCATCGCACCGGCCTCATCCTGGTCCTGATGGCCGGCCTCTGCTGGTCGATCCTCGGTCTGTTCGTCCGCCTGATGGAGAACCCGGAGGCGTGGGCGATCCTGTTCTATCGCTCGCTGGCGTTGTCAATCTTCCTGTTCCTGGTCATCGCGGCGAGGAGCGGGGGCCGTCCGCTCGCCGTCTATCGCCGCGCCGGCCGCGCCGGGGTGCTCGGCGGGCTGGCCCTGGTCCTCGCCTTTTCCGGCAGCATCGTATCGGTGGTCAACACCACCGTCGCCAACGCCATGTTCCTGTTCGCCACCGCGCCCTTCATCGCCGCCCTCCTGGGCCGCGTGCTGATCGGCGAGAGGGTGCGGCGGGCGACCTGGATCGCCATGGCCGTGGGGCTCGTCGGCGTCGCCATCATGGTCGCCGAGGGCATCGCCGTCGGCCATCTGTTCGGCAACGCGGCGGCGCTGGTCTCGGCGCTCGGTTTCGCCCTGTTCACCATCGCTCTGCGCTCGGGGCGCAACGACGACATGCTGCCCGCGGTCTCCCTCGGCGGGCTGTTCATGACCGCGGTCGCGCTGGCGATATGTCTCGGCGGCGGCGTTTCGCTGGCGCTGTCGACCAACGACACCCTGCTCGCCCTGGGTCTCGGCGTGTGCCAGCTCGGCTTCGGGCTCAGCCTCTACACCATCGGCTCGAAGGCGCTGCCGGCGGCGGAACTGACCCTGCTGGCCATGACCGAGGTGGTGTTCGGCCCGCTCTGGGTGTGGATCTTCCTCGGCGAGACGGCGAGCCCGTGGACCTGGGTCGGCGGTGCCATCCTGATCGCCGCCATCACCGGCAATGCGCTCGGCCGCCTGCGCCACCGACCGCCGCCGCTGGCGCCCTAGAACCGCGACCGCCGCCGCCGGCGCCCCGTGTGTCGGAATGTGACGGATTTGCGTCGAAAGGGGAGACAACACGGAATCAATCGGTTAAACTGCTTTTCAGTTAAGCATTCGAGACGATTTTCGAGACTTCGATGCCACGCTTGGAAGGATCCTGTGAATGCAAGGCCGTGACGTTCGCGGTCGATTCGCATACCCGCTATCCCTTCATGCGCTGTTACTGCTCGATCTGCCGCAAGAGTGCCGGTGCCGGCGGCTACGCTATCAACCTGATGGGCGACGCCGCCACGCTGACCGTCGAGGGCACGGAGAACATCACCGTCTGGCAGGCCACGATCGCGACCGAAAGCGGCACCGAGAAAAGCCCGGCGCGGCGCAATTTCTGCGCCAAGTGCGGCAGCGCGTTGTGGGTCGAGGACCCGCGCTGGCCGGCCTGGGTCTATCCGATCGCCGGCGCGATCGACAGCGAACTGCCGGTGCCGCCGCAAACGGTCCACATGATGGTGGCGTCGAAGGCGAGCTGGGTCGAGGTCGCGGCCGGCCCGTCGGATAGTCAGTACGACGGCTACCCGGAGGAATCGGTCGTCGACTGGCATCGCACGCGGGGTCTTTACGAGGATTAGGCGCATGTCCCAGCAAACGGCGACGCTGCACCATATTTGGGGAAACAGGATGACACCTTTCGGAGAGCGAATCCGCGAGCTCCGGACGGAGCGCGGGATCACGTTGAAGGACATGGCCGAGGCGCTGCAGGTTTCGGCGGCCTATCTGTCGGCGCTCGAACACGGTCGCCGCGGTCGCCCCAGTCCCGGCCTGGTGATGCAGATCTGCGGCTATTTCGACCTCATCTGGGACCAGGCGGAAGAGCTCAAGCGGCTGGCCCGCCTGTCGCACCCGCGGGTGGTCGTCGACACCGCCGGCATGCGGCCCCAGGCGACCGAACTCGCCAACGTGCTCGCCGAGCAGATCGGCGATCTCGAAGACGAGGAAATCGAGGCCCTGCTCTCCGATTTGAGCACCGCCCGCAAACGGTAGCAATCCGGTCCGCCCGCGGCCGGTTCGGCCCGGGACACAGCGCAACATCGCCGGCATTAGGTGTCGGGCGATGGATAACGCGGCGCGCCGATTCTCGTGAACCCGGTTTGATTGGACCGCCGCTCGGCCTGCTCCCATAATCCCGCCGCTTGATCGATATGGCCGGAGGAAGATTCGATGAAAGTGATACGCGCCGCCGCCTTGGGCGCGGCGGCCCTCGTGTTTTGTGCCACCGGCGCGGCGCGGGGGGCGACGCCTGAGCGGGTTACCGTAACCGGGGAGATCATCGATACCTGGTGCTATGTCACCGAGATCATGTACGCCGAAGGCACCGCCCACCACCAATGCGCGGTGTGGTGCGCGGTCGGCGGCATCCCGGTCAGCGTGCTCGGCGAGGACGGCAACGTCTATGTCGTGCTGCGCGTCGAGGGCGACGCGACCAGCGTCAACAATCCGAAGCTGCTGACCATCCAGAGCCACAGCGTCACCGTCGACGGCGACCTCTATCAGCGCGACGGCGTCAACTACCTGATCGTCAGCCAAGTCGCCGACGACAATGGCGTCGTCAACCTGACCCACGAGGATTACGGCATCCAGCCGTTCGGGAACTGATCATGAAGATTTGGATCATCGCGGCTACGGCCGCCGCTCTGTTCGCCGGCCCGGCGCTGGCCGCCGACGAATGGGGCATCGAGTACGAGGAAAAGGCCCGCTTCGACGCCACGGTCGTCGACATATTGTGCGAGCTCAGCGGCGACTGTCCGGAAAATTGCGGTGGCGGCAAGCGCCAGCTCGGCCTGCTCAAGGACGACGGCACCCTCATCCTGCCGGCCAAGAACCAGGATATCTTCGCCGGCGCCGCCAACGACCTGTTGCCCTTCTGCGGCCGGAAGATCACCGCCGACGGGCTCCTCATCAAGGATCCCAAGGCGACGCTTTTCGTCCTCCAGTTCAAGCGCCTGGCACCCGACGGCGAGTGGAGCCGGGCGACCTGGTTCGTGCGCGACTGGGCGGAACAACGCGGACTCGACCGCAAGAGCCAGGAGGCCAAGAACTGGTTCCGCGGCGACGAGCAGGTCAAGGCACTGATCGAGGCCGATGGCGTCTACGGCATTCCGGGCCTGAAGCCGGAGGAATGAGCACCCGGCTGATCGCCGTGCTGCTCGCCGCCACTCTGGTCGTCCCGGCGGGAGCGGGGGCCGCGCAAGACACGACCGCGCCGCCGCTGGAGGCGCTGTTCGGCGGCCCGTTCACGTTGGTCGACCATCGCGGCGAAAGCCGCACCGACGCCGATTTCCGCGGCCGCCATATGCTGATCTATTTCGGCTATACCTATTGCCCGGACATCTGCCCGACCGGGCTCCAGGAAATGGCGGCGGCGCTCGACCTCCTCGGCGACACGGCGGGGCGGGTGCAGCCGTTGTTCGTCTCGATCGATCCGGCACGCGACACGCCGGCGGTGCTGGGCGACTATGTCGGCCTGTTCCATCCCGACCTCACCGGGCTTACCGGCAGCGAGGCCCAAGTCGCGGCGGCCGCCAAGGCGTACCGCATCCATCGCGTCAAGGTGCCGGGTGTCGATGGGGACGCCGTCGACTACCTCGTCAACCATTCCTCGATCACCTACCTGATGGGCCCCGACGGCCGGTTCCTGACCCTGTTCCCGCACGGCACCAAGGCCGACGTCATGGCGGCGGCGCTGGCGAACTATCTCGATTAGCGAGGAGCCCCGATCCGGACTGACCATGGACCCGCTGGACTTTGGTATCGCCCAGTGGGTGTCCGCCACAGGCTGGCGCGCGCGCCGGCGTGCCCGAGTGATTGCCCCGAACCGGGCCGCCGGCGGTCCGGTCCTCGCCTGTCGACGCGGCGCCCGAATTATGTTCATCTCCCCGAAACGGTGCCGGTATTTCGGAGGGGATGTCCATGTACGAGCGTGTCTTGGTGGCAATCGACGGTTCGGAGAACGGGTGGGCGGCGCTCGATTTCGCCTGCCGCCTGTGCGCCGGCTCCGACGCCAAATTGATCGTCGTCCATGCCATCGTCCGCGGCGACATTCCGGCCGAGCTGCAGCGCTTCGGCCGCCAGGAGCATCTGCCCGAGCCCTACGACTATCTCTACTACGATTCGGTCGTCGAGGGATTGGCCGAGGCGGCGCGGGAGCGCGCCCGCGGCCACGGCATCGAGGACATCACCTGGGTCGCCGAATTCGGCGATCCGACCGAGGTCGTGCTGTCGGTCGCCGATGCCCAGAAGGCCGATTTCATCGTCATGGGCCGCCGCGGCCTGGGCCCGACCAGGCGGCTCTTGATGGGCAGCGTGTCGAACAAGGTCTCACAACTGGCGCCCTGCAACTGCGCCACGGTGGTGGCTTAGATTTGGTGGGCGCGGAAGGGCGGATTTCGCCACCGCGTGGTGGCGGACAAGCAGCCCCTACAGAATGAACCTGCTGAGGTCGGCGTCCTTGGCCAGCTCGCCGACCCGTTCCTGGACATAGGCGGCGTCGATGGTGATTTCGTCGCCGGGGCGATCGGTGGCGGTGAAGCTGATCTCGTCGAGCAGCTTTTCCATCACCGTATGGAGGCGGCGGGCGCCGATGTTCTCGACCGCGCTGTTGATGTCGGCCGACAGGTCGGCGAGGGCGTCGATCGCGTCCTCGGTAAAGTCGAGGGCCACGTCCTCGGTGCCCATCAGCGCCTTGTACTGGATGATCAGGCTGTTCTCGGGCTCGCGCAATATGCGCGCGAAATCGTCGCGGGTCAGCGCCTTGAGCTCGACCCGGATCGGCAGCCGGCCCTGCAGTTCGGGCAGCAGGTCCGACGGCTTGGCGAGGTGGAACGCGCCCGAGGCGATGAACAGGATGTGGTCGGTCTTGACCGTGCCGTGCTTGGTCGCCACCTGGGTGCCCTCGATCAGCGGCAGCAAGTCGCGCTGCACGCCTTCGCGGCTGACGTCGGCGCCGACCCGTTCCGAGCGCGCGGTGATCTTGTCGATCTCGTCGAGGAAGACGATGCCGTTCTGCTCGACCAGCGTAATCGCGCCGCCGACGACCCGGTCCTCGTCGAGCAGCTTGTCGCTTTCCTCCGCCAACAGCACGTCATAGCTTTCGTCGACCGTCAACCGCTTGGACTTGGTGCGGCCGCCGAACGCCTTGCCGAATATGTCGTTGAGGTTGACCATGCCGACGCTGGCCCCGGGCATGCCCGGCAGATCGAAGGTCGGCAGGTTGCCGGCGCCGGATTCCATCACCTCGATCTCGATCTCCTTGTCGTTGATCTGGCCGTCGCGCAGCATGCGGCGGAACTTCTCGCGGGTGTCGCGGCCGGCTTTTTCGCCGACCAGCGCGTTGAGCACCCGTTCCTCGGCGTTGAGCTCGGCCTTGGCGGTGACCTCCTTACGCAACTGTTCGCGGGTCATGCTGATGGCGATCTCGACCAGGTCGCGGACGATCTGCTCGACGTCGCGGCCGACATAGCCGACCTCGGTGAATTTGGTCGCCTCGACCTTGAGGAACGGCGCCTGGGCGAGCTTGGCGAGCCGGCGCGCGATC is drawn from Alphaproteobacteria bacterium and contains these coding sequences:
- a CDS encoding SCO family protein, translated to MSTRLIAVLLAATLVVPAGAGAAQDTTAPPLEALFGGPFTLVDHRGESRTDADFRGRHMLIYFGYTYCPDICPTGLQEMAAALDLLGDTAGRVQPLFVSIDPARDTPAVLGDYVGLFHPDLTGLTGSEAQVAAAAKAYRIHRVKVPGVDGDAVDYLVNHSSITYLMGPDGRFLTLFPHGTKADVMAAALANYLD
- a CDS encoding universal stress protein; translated protein: MYERVLVAIDGSENGWAALDFACRLCAGSDAKLIVVHAIVRGDIPAELQRFGRQEHLPEPYDYLYYDSVVEGLAEAARERARGHGIEDITWVAEFGDPTEVVLSVADAQKADFIVMGRRGLGPTRRLLMGSVSNKVSQLAPCNCATVVA
- the hslU gene encoding ATP-dependent protease ATPase subunit HslU — translated: MTDYTASAFSPREIVSELDRFIVGQNDAKRAVAVALRNRWRRQQLSDELREEVLPKNILMIGPTGVGKTEIARRLAKLAQAPFLKVEATKFTEVGYVGRDVEQIVRDLVEIAISMTREQLRKEVTAKAELNAEERVLNALVGEKAGRDTREKFRRMLRDGQINDKEIEIEVMESGAGNLPTFDLPGMPGASVGMVNLNDIFGKAFGGRTKSKRLTVDESYDVLLAEESDKLLDEDRVVGGAITLVEQNGIVFLDEIDKITARSERVGADVSREGVQRDLLPLIEGTQVATKHGTVKTDHILFIASGAFHLAKPSDLLPELQGRLPIRVELKALTRDDFARILREPENSLIIQYKALMGTEDVALDFTEDAIDALADLSADINSAVENIGARRLHTVMEKLLDEISFTATDRPGDEITIDAAYVQERVGELAKDADLSRFIL